One segment of Vidua macroura isolate BioBank_ID:100142 chromosome 24, ASM2450914v1, whole genome shotgun sequence DNA contains the following:
- the LOC128818814 gene encoding alpha-1,6-mannosyl-glycoprotein 4-beta-N-acetylglucosaminyltransferase-like isoform X1 produces the protein MSPLPRPQPAGTMRCSLKRSLTVLFAASFLLLFLLLHGGSRQEQDPLEVQLRGLAPDTILQLLQPEGAQHILRDTAELSALHNISYQLLAGSPAPRKKFLAVGMASVQRPRGFYLPATLQSLFSQSTEEELQEMVVVVHLADTDPGWNVRVAATIAQKFARHILLGRLLLIHAPPEFYPTLEGLKRNFNDAEERVRFRSKQNVDYAFLLAFAANLSSYYLMIEDDVWSSKSFLTAIRRALASQEGSNWATLEFSKLGYIGKLYRSSDLPRLAHFLLLFYQEMPCDWLLVHFRQLLTQKDVIRFKPSLFQHMGLYSSFQGTVNRLEDEDFQADALDLPDNPPASLYTSMSIFENYEPLKAYSSAQGYFWGKDPAAGSTFSIVFQQPAHVSRVRVRTGSVERPGDFLHAGLLELGQRRDRSRDCSSYIPVGSFEKGTLEQRGLERVLPGPVECVRIRVTQDQSEWLIIQSIDIWTTAGT, from the exons ATGTCCCCTCTCCCCAGGCCTCAGCCAGCAGGGACCATGCGATGTTCCCTGAAACGCTCCCTCACGGTTCTGTTCGctgcctccttcctcctcctcttcctcctcctccatgggGGCAGCCGGCAGGAACAAGATCCCCTGGAG GTGCAGCTCAGGGGCCTGGCTCCCGACACgatcctgcagctgctgcagccggagggagcccagcacatcctcagggacacagctgagctCTCTGCGCTCCACAACATCTCCTACCAGCTCCTCGCTGGCTCCCCGGCTCCCCGTAAAA AATTCCTGGCAGTGGGAATGGCGTCCGTGCAGAGGCCGCGAGGTTTCTACCTCCCAGCCACGCTCCAGTCCCTCTTCAGCCAGTCCAcggaggaggagctgcaggagatggtggtggtggtgcaCCTGGCTGACACTGATCCTGGCTGGAACGTGCGCGTTGCCGCCACCATCGCCCAGAAGTTTGCTCGCCACATCCTCCTGGGCCGGCTCCTGCTCATCCACGCTCCCCCCGAGTTCTACCCCACCCTGGAAGGCCTGAAGAGGAACTTCAACGACGCAGAGGAGCGGGTGAGGTTCCGCTCCAAGCAGAACGTGGACTATGCCTTCCTCCTCGCCTTCGCCGCCAACCTCTCCTCCTACTACCTGATGATCGAGGACGACGTGTGGAGCTCCAAGTCCTTCCTGACGGCCATCCGCAGGGCACTGGCTTCCCAGGAGGGCTCCAACTGGGCCACGCTCGAATTCTCCAAGCTGGGCTACATTGGAAAGCTCTACCGCTCCAGTGACCTTCCTCGCCTGGctcacttcctcctcctcttctacCAGGAAATGCCCTGTGACTGGCTGCTGGTCCACTTCCGCCAACTGCTCACCCAGAAAGATGTGATCCGCTTCAAGCCATCCCTCTTCCAGCACATGGGCCTCTACTCCTCCTTCCAGGGCACCGTCAACCGGCTGGAGGACGAGGATTTCCAGGCTGATGCCTTGGACCTCCCGGACAACCCACCGGCATCCCTGTACACCAGCATGTCCATCTTTGAGAACTACGAGCCCCTCAAGGCCTACAGCTCGGCACAGGGGTACTTCTGGGGCAAAGACCCAGCAGCTGGCAGTACTTTTTCCATCGTGTTCCAGCAGCCAGCCCATGTCAGCCGTGTCCGGGTGCGCACGGGCTCTGTGGAGCGCCCAGGCGATTTCCTGCAcgcagggctgctggagctgggccagcgcCGGGACCGCAGCCGGGACTGCTCCTCCTACATCCCTGTGGGCTCCTTCGAGAAGGGAACCCTGGAGCAGCGGGGCCTGGAGAGGGTTCTGCCTGGGCCCGTGGAGTGCGTGAGGATCCGGGTGACCCAGGACCAGAGCGAGTGGCTCATCATCCAAAGCATCGACATCTGGACCACAGCAGGCACTTGA
- the LOC128818814 gene encoding alpha-1,6-mannosyl-glycoprotein 4-beta-N-acetylglucosaminyltransferase-like isoform X2 — protein MRCSLKRSLTVLFAASFLLLFLLLHGGSRQEQDPLEVQLRGLAPDTILQLLQPEGAQHILRDTAELSALHNISYQLLAGSPAPRKKFLAVGMASVQRPRGFYLPATLQSLFSQSTEEELQEMVVVVHLADTDPGWNVRVAATIAQKFARHILLGRLLLIHAPPEFYPTLEGLKRNFNDAEERVRFRSKQNVDYAFLLAFAANLSSYYLMIEDDVWSSKSFLTAIRRALASQEGSNWATLEFSKLGYIGKLYRSSDLPRLAHFLLLFYQEMPCDWLLVHFRQLLTQKDVIRFKPSLFQHMGLYSSFQGTVNRLEDEDFQADALDLPDNPPASLYTSMSIFENYEPLKAYSSAQGYFWGKDPAAGSTFSIVFQQPAHVSRVRVRTGSVERPGDFLHAGLLELGQRRDRSRDCSSYIPVGSFEKGTLEQRGLERVLPGPVECVRIRVTQDQSEWLIIQSIDIWTTAGT, from the exons ATGCGATGTTCCCTGAAACGCTCCCTCACGGTTCTGTTCGctgcctccttcctcctcctcttcctcctcctccatgggGGCAGCCGGCAGGAACAAGATCCCCTGGAG GTGCAGCTCAGGGGCCTGGCTCCCGACACgatcctgcagctgctgcagccggagggagcccagcacatcctcagggacacagctgagctCTCTGCGCTCCACAACATCTCCTACCAGCTCCTCGCTGGCTCCCCGGCTCCCCGTAAAA AATTCCTGGCAGTGGGAATGGCGTCCGTGCAGAGGCCGCGAGGTTTCTACCTCCCAGCCACGCTCCAGTCCCTCTTCAGCCAGTCCAcggaggaggagctgcaggagatggtggtggtggtgcaCCTGGCTGACACTGATCCTGGCTGGAACGTGCGCGTTGCCGCCACCATCGCCCAGAAGTTTGCTCGCCACATCCTCCTGGGCCGGCTCCTGCTCATCCACGCTCCCCCCGAGTTCTACCCCACCCTGGAAGGCCTGAAGAGGAACTTCAACGACGCAGAGGAGCGGGTGAGGTTCCGCTCCAAGCAGAACGTGGACTATGCCTTCCTCCTCGCCTTCGCCGCCAACCTCTCCTCCTACTACCTGATGATCGAGGACGACGTGTGGAGCTCCAAGTCCTTCCTGACGGCCATCCGCAGGGCACTGGCTTCCCAGGAGGGCTCCAACTGGGCCACGCTCGAATTCTCCAAGCTGGGCTACATTGGAAAGCTCTACCGCTCCAGTGACCTTCCTCGCCTGGctcacttcctcctcctcttctacCAGGAAATGCCCTGTGACTGGCTGCTGGTCCACTTCCGCCAACTGCTCACCCAGAAAGATGTGATCCGCTTCAAGCCATCCCTCTTCCAGCACATGGGCCTCTACTCCTCCTTCCAGGGCACCGTCAACCGGCTGGAGGACGAGGATTTCCAGGCTGATGCCTTGGACCTCCCGGACAACCCACCGGCATCCCTGTACACCAGCATGTCCATCTTTGAGAACTACGAGCCCCTCAAGGCCTACAGCTCGGCACAGGGGTACTTCTGGGGCAAAGACCCAGCAGCTGGCAGTACTTTTTCCATCGTGTTCCAGCAGCCAGCCCATGTCAGCCGTGTCCGGGTGCGCACGGGCTCTGTGGAGCGCCCAGGCGATTTCCTGCAcgcagggctgctggagctgggccagcgcCGGGACCGCAGCCGGGACTGCTCCTCCTACATCCCTGTGGGCTCCTTCGAGAAGGGAACCCTGGAGCAGCGGGGCCTGGAGAGGGTTCTGCCTGGGCCCGTGGAGTGCGTGAGGATCCGGGTGACCCAGGACCAGAGCGAGTGGCTCATCATCCAAAGCATCGACATCTGGACCACAGCAGGCACTTGA
- the LOC128818814 gene encoding alpha-1,6-mannosyl-glycoprotein 4-beta-N-acetylglucosaminyltransferase-like isoform X3, translated as MASVQRPRGFYLPATLQSLFSQSTEEELQEMVVVVHLADTDPGWNVRVAATIAQKFARHILLGRLLLIHAPPEFYPTLEGLKRNFNDAEERVRFRSKQNVDYAFLLAFAANLSSYYLMIEDDVWSSKSFLTAIRRALASQEGSNWATLEFSKLGYIGKLYRSSDLPRLAHFLLLFYQEMPCDWLLVHFRQLLTQKDVIRFKPSLFQHMGLYSSFQGTVNRLEDEDFQADALDLPDNPPASLYTSMSIFENYEPLKAYSSAQGYFWGKDPAAGSTFSIVFQQPAHVSRVRVRTGSVERPGDFLHAGLLELGQRRDRSRDCSSYIPVGSFEKGTLEQRGLERVLPGPVECVRIRVTQDQSEWLIIQSIDIWTTAGT; from the coding sequence ATGGCGTCCGTGCAGAGGCCGCGAGGTTTCTACCTCCCAGCCACGCTCCAGTCCCTCTTCAGCCAGTCCAcggaggaggagctgcaggagatggtggtggtggtgcaCCTGGCTGACACTGATCCTGGCTGGAACGTGCGCGTTGCCGCCACCATCGCCCAGAAGTTTGCTCGCCACATCCTCCTGGGCCGGCTCCTGCTCATCCACGCTCCCCCCGAGTTCTACCCCACCCTGGAAGGCCTGAAGAGGAACTTCAACGACGCAGAGGAGCGGGTGAGGTTCCGCTCCAAGCAGAACGTGGACTATGCCTTCCTCCTCGCCTTCGCCGCCAACCTCTCCTCCTACTACCTGATGATCGAGGACGACGTGTGGAGCTCCAAGTCCTTCCTGACGGCCATCCGCAGGGCACTGGCTTCCCAGGAGGGCTCCAACTGGGCCACGCTCGAATTCTCCAAGCTGGGCTACATTGGAAAGCTCTACCGCTCCAGTGACCTTCCTCGCCTGGctcacttcctcctcctcttctacCAGGAAATGCCCTGTGACTGGCTGCTGGTCCACTTCCGCCAACTGCTCACCCAGAAAGATGTGATCCGCTTCAAGCCATCCCTCTTCCAGCACATGGGCCTCTACTCCTCCTTCCAGGGCACCGTCAACCGGCTGGAGGACGAGGATTTCCAGGCTGATGCCTTGGACCTCCCGGACAACCCACCGGCATCCCTGTACACCAGCATGTCCATCTTTGAGAACTACGAGCCCCTCAAGGCCTACAGCTCGGCACAGGGGTACTTCTGGGGCAAAGACCCAGCAGCTGGCAGTACTTTTTCCATCGTGTTCCAGCAGCCAGCCCATGTCAGCCGTGTCCGGGTGCGCACGGGCTCTGTGGAGCGCCCAGGCGATTTCCTGCAcgcagggctgctggagctgggccagcgcCGGGACCGCAGCCGGGACTGCTCCTCCTACATCCCTGTGGGCTCCTTCGAGAAGGGAACCCTGGAGCAGCGGGGCCTGGAGAGGGTTCTGCCTGGGCCCGTGGAGTGCGTGAGGATCCGGGTGACCCAGGACCAGAGCGAGTGGCTCATCATCCAAAGCATCGACATCTGGACCACAGCAGGCACTTGA